In Nasonia vitripennis strain AsymCx chromosome 2, Nvit_psr_1.1, whole genome shotgun sequence, a genomic segment contains:
- the LOC100115798 gene encoding synaptic vesicle glycoprotein 2B isoform X1 gives MHFFEALKKWFVAVMPSSEEESLWLVGSEAGGLSSGHHHHHHHGDHHHHRAGVRMAGHLYTEEMQQQQQNNSQQPGSIAMAAGHNNSTSSGGNNAGSAGSVSGTASGQQAVAAVVADSAEHDLIDNSSDATLLAQFHEDAIKQAGVGYFQALAAFYVGLCLAADTVEFFVVPYILPSAEVELCIEDSEKGWLGNITLMGLALGGICWGGLGDRLGRRRSLLSAMAVHALFSGVATFMPTYGTFMTTRFCSAVGVGGSLPLAFAYLAECCPRSSRGKWIGMLVGAGALGGVYAALLAWAVVPTTGEMVVLENKEHFSAWHRFLLFCCLPALCATVGLIFLPESPRYLVEAGRDVEAMMVYQKIYKKNNAQKSAAGAQYQLSELELPNKRPRGLAPPSPANHNTSVLADIMCSIEMFWSSFLELFSAPHLKVTVVLLVIWSATAFGLYGLMVWCPEYLKLLRSIEYENHTKSLVGEEYVGQTFSGSLENLKYKDSKFQNCKFSKIIFSHVDFDNCTFQSVEFSSIKSSKTHFTDSIIVDSKFIDTDLSAQVFTRCKLENNTELSLSGPCPTLDLDYNIYIEEALHGHLVAQLSFVPAAALAGLALTVLQRPKMIGVSLFLSSIVSLCLLLVSTNSTAVLGFEGGFIAIFAIAWTALTLVTVECYPTHLRCTGFGLMAACIRISGLIGTATYQTLVGAPLVAPALLTAAALLIASIATLELPQTHSVFL, from the exons ATGCACTTTTTCGAGGCGCTTAAGAA ATGGTTTGTGGCAGTGATGCCCTCGTCGGAGGAGGAAAGCCTGTGGCTGGTGGGCAGCGAGGCGGGCGGCCTGTCCTCcggtcatcatcatcatcatcatcacggcgatcatcatcatcatcgagcCGGTGTTAGAATGGCCGGCCACCTCTACACCGAGGAgatgcaacagcagcagcagaacaacAGTCAACAGCCGGGTAGCATAGCCATGGCTGCCGGACACAACAATAGCACTTCGTCTGGTGGTAACAATGCTGGCAGCGCAGGTTCGGTGAGCGGAACTGCCTCGGGACAGCAGGCCGTCGCTGCAGTTGTTGCCGATTCCGCCGAGCACGACCTCATTGATAACTCCTCCGATGCCACTCTTCTTGCGCAGTTTCACGAGGACGCAATCAAGCAG GCTGGAGTTGGATACTTTCAAGCACTAGCAGCATTTTATGTCGGCCTGTGTCTTGCTGCTGATACAGTAGAGTTTTTTGTTGTACCGTACATTCTACCAAGTGCAGAAGTTGAACTCTGCATTGAGGACAGTGAGAAAGGATGGCTTG GCAACATAACTTTGATGGGCCTGGCTCTTGGAGGAATTTGCTGGGGTGGTTTAGGGGATCGATTAGGAAGAAGAAGATCCTTGCTATCGGCAATGGCTGTTCATGCTCTATTCAGTGGTGTTGCTACCTTCATGCCTACATATGGAACCTTCATGACCACTAGATTTTGCTCTGCAGTGGG AGTCGGAGGCTCGCTGCCGCTAGCGTTCGCCTATCTGGCCGAATGCTGTCCGCGCtcaagccgtggcaagtggaTCGGAATGCTGGTTGGAGCGGGTGCTTTAGGTGGAGTCTACGCGGCTTTGCTTGCCTGGGCTGTTGTCCCGACAACCGGTGAAATGGTCGTCCTCGAAAACAAGGAACACTTTAGCGCCTGGCACCGCTTTCTGCTGTTCTGCTGCCTGCCCGCGTTATGCGCCACCGTCGGCCTCATATTCCTGCCCGAAAGTCCGCGGTACCTCGTCGAGGCTGGCCGTGACGTCGAGGCTATGATGGTTTATCAGAAAATCTACAAGAAGAACAATGCACAAAAGAGTGCTGCCGGAGCGCAATACCAGCTCTCTGAACTAGAGCTTCCGAATAAAAGGCCACGTGGTTTGGCACCACCTTCTCCGGCTAATCACAATACAAGTGTCTTGGCAGACATCATGTGTTCTATTGAAATG TTTTGGAGTTCTTTCTTGGAGTTGTTTTCCGCTCCTCACTTAAAAGTGACAGTAGTGCTTCTAGTCATCTGGTCAGCTACAGCATTTGG ATTATATGGACTGATGGTATGGTGTCCCGAGTATCTTAAACTTTTGCGATCGATTGAATACGAAAATCATACCAAGAGTTTAGTTGGTGAGGAATATGTAGGCCAAACTTTCAGTGGGTCTTTGGAAAATCTTAAATATAAAGATTCCAAGTTCCAGAATTGCAA gtTTTCTAAAATAATATTCAGTCATGTAGACTTTGATAATTGCACCTTCCAGTCAGTGGAGTTTAGTAGTATAAAATCTAGTAAGACGCACTTTACTGATAGTATAATTGTCGATTCAAA ATTTATCGACACCGATCTCTCTGCACAAGTTTTTACTAGATGCAAACTAGAAAATAATACGGAGCTCAGTTTAAGCGGCCCGTGCCCCACTCTCGATTTGGATTACAATATCTACATCGAGGAAGCACTGCACGGTCATCTTGTGGCCCAACTCTCATTCGTGCCGGCGGCTGCTTTGGCTGGACTGGCACTTACAGTTCTTCAGCGGCCAAAAATGATTG GTGTTTCATTGTTCCTCTCTTCCATCGTTTCACTTTGCTTGTTGCTGGTCAGTACAAATAGCACAGCCGTCCTTGGCTTTGAAGGTGGCTTCATCGCAATCTTTGCCATAGCTTGGACAGCATTGACTTTGGTAACAGTAGAGTGTTACCCTACTCATTTAAG ATGTACTGGATTTGGATTGATGGCAGCTTGTATTCGAATATCCGGTCTGATAGGGACGGCAACCTATCAGACTCTTGTAGGCGCTCCCTTGGTCGCGCCCGCATTATTGACTGCAGCGGCGTTACTAATAGCCAGTATAGCCACTCTCGAATTGCCTCAAACTCATTCAGTCTTCTTGTAA
- the LOC100115798 gene encoding synaptic vesicle glycoprotein 2B isoform X2, which yields MPSSEEESLWLVGSEAGGLSSGHHHHHHHGDHHHHRAGVRMAGHLYTEEMQQQQQNNSQQPGSIAMAAGHNNSTSSGGNNAGSAGSVSGTASGQQAVAAVVADSAEHDLIDNSSDATLLAQFHEDAIKQAGVGYFQALAAFYVGLCLAADTVEFFVVPYILPSAEVELCIEDSEKGWLGNITLMGLALGGICWGGLGDRLGRRRSLLSAMAVHALFSGVATFMPTYGTFMTTRFCSAVGVGGSLPLAFAYLAECCPRSSRGKWIGMLVGAGALGGVYAALLAWAVVPTTGEMVVLENKEHFSAWHRFLLFCCLPALCATVGLIFLPESPRYLVEAGRDVEAMMVYQKIYKKNNAQKSAAGAQYQLSELELPNKRPRGLAPPSPANHNTSVLADIMCSIEMFWSSFLELFSAPHLKVTVVLLVIWSATAFGLYGLMVWCPEYLKLLRSIEYENHTKSLVGEEYVGQTFSGSLENLKYKDSKFQNCKFSKIIFSHVDFDNCTFQSVEFSSIKSSKTHFTDSIIVDSKFIDTDLSAQVFTRCKLENNTELSLSGPCPTLDLDYNIYIEEALHGHLVAQLSFVPAAALAGLALTVLQRPKMIGVSLFLSSIVSLCLLLVSTNSTAVLGFEGGFIAIFAIAWTALTLVTVECYPTHLRCTGFGLMAACIRISGLIGTATYQTLVGAPLVAPALLTAAALLIASIATLELPQTHSVFL from the exons ATGCCCTCGTCGGAGGAGGAAAGCCTGTGGCTGGTGGGCAGCGAGGCGGGCGGCCTGTCCTCcggtcatcatcatcatcatcatcacggcgatcatcatcatcatcgagcCGGTGTTAGAATGGCCGGCCACCTCTACACCGAGGAgatgcaacagcagcagcagaacaacAGTCAACAGCCGGGTAGCATAGCCATGGCTGCCGGACACAACAATAGCACTTCGTCTGGTGGTAACAATGCTGGCAGCGCAGGTTCGGTGAGCGGAACTGCCTCGGGACAGCAGGCCGTCGCTGCAGTTGTTGCCGATTCCGCCGAGCACGACCTCATTGATAACTCCTCCGATGCCACTCTTCTTGCGCAGTTTCACGAGGACGCAATCAAGCAG GCTGGAGTTGGATACTTTCAAGCACTAGCAGCATTTTATGTCGGCCTGTGTCTTGCTGCTGATACAGTAGAGTTTTTTGTTGTACCGTACATTCTACCAAGTGCAGAAGTTGAACTCTGCATTGAGGACAGTGAGAAAGGATGGCTTG GCAACATAACTTTGATGGGCCTGGCTCTTGGAGGAATTTGCTGGGGTGGTTTAGGGGATCGATTAGGAAGAAGAAGATCCTTGCTATCGGCAATGGCTGTTCATGCTCTATTCAGTGGTGTTGCTACCTTCATGCCTACATATGGAACCTTCATGACCACTAGATTTTGCTCTGCAGTGGG AGTCGGAGGCTCGCTGCCGCTAGCGTTCGCCTATCTGGCCGAATGCTGTCCGCGCtcaagccgtggcaagtggaTCGGAATGCTGGTTGGAGCGGGTGCTTTAGGTGGAGTCTACGCGGCTTTGCTTGCCTGGGCTGTTGTCCCGACAACCGGTGAAATGGTCGTCCTCGAAAACAAGGAACACTTTAGCGCCTGGCACCGCTTTCTGCTGTTCTGCTGCCTGCCCGCGTTATGCGCCACCGTCGGCCTCATATTCCTGCCCGAAAGTCCGCGGTACCTCGTCGAGGCTGGCCGTGACGTCGAGGCTATGATGGTTTATCAGAAAATCTACAAGAAGAACAATGCACAAAAGAGTGCTGCCGGAGCGCAATACCAGCTCTCTGAACTAGAGCTTCCGAATAAAAGGCCACGTGGTTTGGCACCACCTTCTCCGGCTAATCACAATACAAGTGTCTTGGCAGACATCATGTGTTCTATTGAAATG TTTTGGAGTTCTTTCTTGGAGTTGTTTTCCGCTCCTCACTTAAAAGTGACAGTAGTGCTTCTAGTCATCTGGTCAGCTACAGCATTTGG ATTATATGGACTGATGGTATGGTGTCCCGAGTATCTTAAACTTTTGCGATCGATTGAATACGAAAATCATACCAAGAGTTTAGTTGGTGAGGAATATGTAGGCCAAACTTTCAGTGGGTCTTTGGAAAATCTTAAATATAAAGATTCCAAGTTCCAGAATTGCAA gtTTTCTAAAATAATATTCAGTCATGTAGACTTTGATAATTGCACCTTCCAGTCAGTGGAGTTTAGTAGTATAAAATCTAGTAAGACGCACTTTACTGATAGTATAATTGTCGATTCAAA ATTTATCGACACCGATCTCTCTGCACAAGTTTTTACTAGATGCAAACTAGAAAATAATACGGAGCTCAGTTTAAGCGGCCCGTGCCCCACTCTCGATTTGGATTACAATATCTACATCGAGGAAGCACTGCACGGTCATCTTGTGGCCCAACTCTCATTCGTGCCGGCGGCTGCTTTGGCTGGACTGGCACTTACAGTTCTTCAGCGGCCAAAAATGATTG GTGTTTCATTGTTCCTCTCTTCCATCGTTTCACTTTGCTTGTTGCTGGTCAGTACAAATAGCACAGCCGTCCTTGGCTTTGAAGGTGGCTTCATCGCAATCTTTGCCATAGCTTGGACAGCATTGACTTTGGTAACAGTAGAGTGTTACCCTACTCATTTAAG ATGTACTGGATTTGGATTGATGGCAGCTTGTATTCGAATATCCGGTCTGATAGGGACGGCAACCTATCAGACTCTTGTAGGCGCTCCCTTGGTCGCGCCCGCATTATTGACTGCAGCGGCGTTACTAATAGCCAGTATAGCCACTCTCGAATTGCCTCAAACTCATTCAGTCTTCTTGTAA
- the LOC100115798 gene encoding synaptic vesicle glycoprotein 2B isoform X3 encodes MEEVLDDSFVKPKFPPWEPTTYLEDFPAGVGYFQALAAFYVGLCLAADTVEFFVVPYILPSAEVELCIEDSEKGWLGNITLMGLALGGICWGGLGDRLGRRRSLLSAMAVHALFSGVATFMPTYGTFMTTRFCSAVGVGGSLPLAFAYLAECCPRSSRGKWIGMLVGAGALGGVYAALLAWAVVPTTGEMVVLENKEHFSAWHRFLLFCCLPALCATVGLIFLPESPRYLVEAGRDVEAMMVYQKIYKKNNAQKSAAGAQYQLSELELPNKRPRGLAPPSPANHNTSVLADIMCSIEMFWSSFLELFSAPHLKVTVVLLVIWSATAFGLYGLMVWCPEYLKLLRSIEYENHTKSLVGEEYVGQTFSGSLENLKYKDSKFQNCKFSKIIFSHVDFDNCTFQSVEFSSIKSSKTHFTDSIIVDSKFIDTDLSAQVFTRCKLENNTELSLSGPCPTLDLDYNIYIEEALHGHLVAQLSFVPAAALAGLALTVLQRPKMIGVSLFLSSIVSLCLLLVSTNSTAVLGFEGGFIAIFAIAWTALTLVTVECYPTHLRCTGFGLMAACIRISGLIGTATYQTLVGAPLVAPALLTAAALLIASIATLELPQTHSVFL; translated from the exons ATGGAGGAGGTCCTCGACGACTCCTTCGTCAAGCCGAAGTTTCCCCCCTGGGAACCGACGACCTACCTCGAGGATTTTCCT GCTGGAGTTGGATACTTTCAAGCACTAGCAGCATTTTATGTCGGCCTGTGTCTTGCTGCTGATACAGTAGAGTTTTTTGTTGTACCGTACATTCTACCAAGTGCAGAAGTTGAACTCTGCATTGAGGACAGTGAGAAAGGATGGCTTG GCAACATAACTTTGATGGGCCTGGCTCTTGGAGGAATTTGCTGGGGTGGTTTAGGGGATCGATTAGGAAGAAGAAGATCCTTGCTATCGGCAATGGCTGTTCATGCTCTATTCAGTGGTGTTGCTACCTTCATGCCTACATATGGAACCTTCATGACCACTAGATTTTGCTCTGCAGTGGG AGTCGGAGGCTCGCTGCCGCTAGCGTTCGCCTATCTGGCCGAATGCTGTCCGCGCtcaagccgtggcaagtggaTCGGAATGCTGGTTGGAGCGGGTGCTTTAGGTGGAGTCTACGCGGCTTTGCTTGCCTGGGCTGTTGTCCCGACAACCGGTGAAATGGTCGTCCTCGAAAACAAGGAACACTTTAGCGCCTGGCACCGCTTTCTGCTGTTCTGCTGCCTGCCCGCGTTATGCGCCACCGTCGGCCTCATATTCCTGCCCGAAAGTCCGCGGTACCTCGTCGAGGCTGGCCGTGACGTCGAGGCTATGATGGTTTATCAGAAAATCTACAAGAAGAACAATGCACAAAAGAGTGCTGCCGGAGCGCAATACCAGCTCTCTGAACTAGAGCTTCCGAATAAAAGGCCACGTGGTTTGGCACCACCTTCTCCGGCTAATCACAATACAAGTGTCTTGGCAGACATCATGTGTTCTATTGAAATG TTTTGGAGTTCTTTCTTGGAGTTGTTTTCCGCTCCTCACTTAAAAGTGACAGTAGTGCTTCTAGTCATCTGGTCAGCTACAGCATTTGG ATTATATGGACTGATGGTATGGTGTCCCGAGTATCTTAAACTTTTGCGATCGATTGAATACGAAAATCATACCAAGAGTTTAGTTGGTGAGGAATATGTAGGCCAAACTTTCAGTGGGTCTTTGGAAAATCTTAAATATAAAGATTCCAAGTTCCAGAATTGCAA gtTTTCTAAAATAATATTCAGTCATGTAGACTTTGATAATTGCACCTTCCAGTCAGTGGAGTTTAGTAGTATAAAATCTAGTAAGACGCACTTTACTGATAGTATAATTGTCGATTCAAA ATTTATCGACACCGATCTCTCTGCACAAGTTTTTACTAGATGCAAACTAGAAAATAATACGGAGCTCAGTTTAAGCGGCCCGTGCCCCACTCTCGATTTGGATTACAATATCTACATCGAGGAAGCACTGCACGGTCATCTTGTGGCCCAACTCTCATTCGTGCCGGCGGCTGCTTTGGCTGGACTGGCACTTACAGTTCTTCAGCGGCCAAAAATGATTG GTGTTTCATTGTTCCTCTCTTCCATCGTTTCACTTTGCTTGTTGCTGGTCAGTACAAATAGCACAGCCGTCCTTGGCTTTGAAGGTGGCTTCATCGCAATCTTTGCCATAGCTTGGACAGCATTGACTTTGGTAACAGTAGAGTGTTACCCTACTCATTTAAG ATGTACTGGATTTGGATTGATGGCAGCTTGTATTCGAATATCCGGTCTGATAGGGACGGCAACCTATCAGACTCTTGTAGGCGCTCCCTTGGTCGCGCCCGCATTATTGACTGCAGCGGCGTTACTAATAGCCAGTATAGCCACTCTCGAATTGCCTCAAACTCATTCAGTCTTCTTGTAA
- the LOC100115798 gene encoding synaptic vesicle glycoprotein 2B isoform X4, giving the protein MKAGVGYFQALAAFYVGLCLAADTVEFFVVPYILPSAEVELCIEDSEKGWLGNITLMGLALGGICWGGLGDRLGRRRSLLSAMAVHALFSGVATFMPTYGTFMTTRFCSAVGVGGSLPLAFAYLAECCPRSSRGKWIGMLVGAGALGGVYAALLAWAVVPTTGEMVVLENKEHFSAWHRFLLFCCLPALCATVGLIFLPESPRYLVEAGRDVEAMMVYQKIYKKNNAQKSAAGAQYQLSELELPNKRPRGLAPPSPANHNTSVLADIMCSIEMFWSSFLELFSAPHLKVTVVLLVIWSATAFGLYGLMVWCPEYLKLLRSIEYENHTKSLVGEEYVGQTFSGSLENLKYKDSKFQNCKFSKIIFSHVDFDNCTFQSVEFSSIKSSKTHFTDSIIVDSKFIDTDLSAQVFTRCKLENNTELSLSGPCPTLDLDYNIYIEEALHGHLVAQLSFVPAAALAGLALTVLQRPKMIGVSLFLSSIVSLCLLLVSTNSTAVLGFEGGFIAIFAIAWTALTLVTVECYPTHLRCTGFGLMAACIRISGLIGTATYQTLVGAPLVAPALLTAAALLIASIATLELPQTHSVFL; this is encoded by the exons atgaaG GCTGGAGTTGGATACTTTCAAGCACTAGCAGCATTTTATGTCGGCCTGTGTCTTGCTGCTGATACAGTAGAGTTTTTTGTTGTACCGTACATTCTACCAAGTGCAGAAGTTGAACTCTGCATTGAGGACAGTGAGAAAGGATGGCTTG GCAACATAACTTTGATGGGCCTGGCTCTTGGAGGAATTTGCTGGGGTGGTTTAGGGGATCGATTAGGAAGAAGAAGATCCTTGCTATCGGCAATGGCTGTTCATGCTCTATTCAGTGGTGTTGCTACCTTCATGCCTACATATGGAACCTTCATGACCACTAGATTTTGCTCTGCAGTGGG AGTCGGAGGCTCGCTGCCGCTAGCGTTCGCCTATCTGGCCGAATGCTGTCCGCGCtcaagccgtggcaagtggaTCGGAATGCTGGTTGGAGCGGGTGCTTTAGGTGGAGTCTACGCGGCTTTGCTTGCCTGGGCTGTTGTCCCGACAACCGGTGAAATGGTCGTCCTCGAAAACAAGGAACACTTTAGCGCCTGGCACCGCTTTCTGCTGTTCTGCTGCCTGCCCGCGTTATGCGCCACCGTCGGCCTCATATTCCTGCCCGAAAGTCCGCGGTACCTCGTCGAGGCTGGCCGTGACGTCGAGGCTATGATGGTTTATCAGAAAATCTACAAGAAGAACAATGCACAAAAGAGTGCTGCCGGAGCGCAATACCAGCTCTCTGAACTAGAGCTTCCGAATAAAAGGCCACGTGGTTTGGCACCACCTTCTCCGGCTAATCACAATACAAGTGTCTTGGCAGACATCATGTGTTCTATTGAAATG TTTTGGAGTTCTTTCTTGGAGTTGTTTTCCGCTCCTCACTTAAAAGTGACAGTAGTGCTTCTAGTCATCTGGTCAGCTACAGCATTTGG ATTATATGGACTGATGGTATGGTGTCCCGAGTATCTTAAACTTTTGCGATCGATTGAATACGAAAATCATACCAAGAGTTTAGTTGGTGAGGAATATGTAGGCCAAACTTTCAGTGGGTCTTTGGAAAATCTTAAATATAAAGATTCCAAGTTCCAGAATTGCAA gtTTTCTAAAATAATATTCAGTCATGTAGACTTTGATAATTGCACCTTCCAGTCAGTGGAGTTTAGTAGTATAAAATCTAGTAAGACGCACTTTACTGATAGTATAATTGTCGATTCAAA ATTTATCGACACCGATCTCTCTGCACAAGTTTTTACTAGATGCAAACTAGAAAATAATACGGAGCTCAGTTTAAGCGGCCCGTGCCCCACTCTCGATTTGGATTACAATATCTACATCGAGGAAGCACTGCACGGTCATCTTGTGGCCCAACTCTCATTCGTGCCGGCGGCTGCTTTGGCTGGACTGGCACTTACAGTTCTTCAGCGGCCAAAAATGATTG GTGTTTCATTGTTCCTCTCTTCCATCGTTTCACTTTGCTTGTTGCTGGTCAGTACAAATAGCACAGCCGTCCTTGGCTTTGAAGGTGGCTTCATCGCAATCTTTGCCATAGCTTGGACAGCATTGACTTTGGTAACAGTAGAGTGTTACCCTACTCATTTAAG ATGTACTGGATTTGGATTGATGGCAGCTTGTATTCGAATATCCGGTCTGATAGGGACGGCAACCTATCAGACTCTTGTAGGCGCTCCCTTGGTCGCGCCCGCATTATTGACTGCAGCGGCGTTACTAATAGCCAGTATAGCCACTCTCGAATTGCCTCAAACTCATTCAGTCTTCTTGTAA